From a region of the Malania oleifera isolate guangnan ecotype guangnan chromosome 12, ASM2987363v1, whole genome shotgun sequence genome:
- the LOC131143703 gene encoding UDP-glucose 6-dehydrogenase 1, whose amino-acid sequence MVKICCIGAGYVGGPTMAVIALKCSSIEVAVVDISTSRINAWNSDQLPIYEPGLDDVVKQCRGKNLFFSTDVEKHVSQADIVFVSVNTPTKTQGLGAGKAADLTYWESAARMIADVSKSDKIVVEKSTVPVKTAEAIEKILTHNSKGINFQILSNPEFLAEGTAIQDLFNPDRVLIGGRETPKGQKAIQALKDVYAHWVPEERIICTNLWSAELSKLAANAFLAQRISSVNAMSALCEATGADVTQVSHAVGKDTRIGPKFLNASVGFGGSCFQKDILNLVYICECNGLPEVANYWKQVIKVNDYQKTRFVNRIVSSMFNTVSGKKIAVLGFAFKKDTGDTRETPAIDVCKGLLGDKARLSIYDPQVSEEQIQRDLSMKKFDWDHPIHLQPMSPTAIKQLSVVWDAYEATKDAHGICILTEWDEFKSLDYQRIYDNMQKPAFVFDGRNVVDAEKLRKIGFIVYSIGKPLDAWLKDMPAVA is encoded by the coding sequence ATGGTGAAGATCTGCTGCATTGGAGCCGGCTATGTTGGGGGACCAACCATGGCTGTGATTGCGTTGAAGTGCTCATCAATTGAAGTGGCTGTTGTAGATATTTCTACATCCCGGATAAATGCCTGGAATAGTGATCAGCTGCCAATCTATGAGCCGGGTCTTGATGATGTGGTGAAGCAGTGCAGAGGAAAGAACCTCTTTTTCAGCACTGATGTTGAGAAACATGTGTCTCAGGCAGATATAGTCTTTGTTTCAGTTAACACACCAACAAAAACACAGGGCCTTGGAGCTGGCAAAGCAGCCGATCTGACTTACTGGGAGAGTGCTGCTCGAATGATTGCTGATGTATCGAAGTCTGATAAAATTGTTGTTGAGAAATCAACTGTCCCTGTGAAAACTGCAGAAGCCATTGAAAAAATTCTTACCCACAACAGCAAAGGAATTAACTTCCAAATTCTCTCCAACCCGGAATTTCTTGCGGAGGGAACTGCAATTCAAGATTTATTCAATCCTGACAGGGTTCTCATTGGAGGTAGGGAGACCCCAAAGGGTCAGAAGGCAATCCAAGCATTAAAAGATGTTTATGCTCATTGGGTCCCTGAAGAAAGAATTATTTGCACCAATCTCTGGTCCGCGGAGCTCTCGAAGCTTGCTGCCAATGCCTTCTTGGCACAGAGGATCTCCTCTGTTAATGCCATGTCTGCACTGTGCGAGGCAACTGGTGCAGATGTCACCCAAGTTTCGCATGCTGTGGGCAAGGACAcaagaattgggcccaagttcCTGAATGCCAGTGTGGGTTTCGGTGGCTCCTGTTTCCAGAAGGATATACTGAACTTGGTGTATATCTGTGAATGCAATGGCCTTCCAGAGGTAGCAAATTACTGGAAACAAGTCATTAAGGTGAATGACTACCAGAAGACCCGGTTTGTGAACCGCATTGTTTCCTCAATGTTCAACACAGTCTCGGGCAAGAAGATTGCGGTGCTAGGATTTGCATTCAAGAAGGACACTGGTGACACAAGGGAAACCCCGGCCATTGATGTTTGTAAAGGGCTTTTGGGGGACAAAGCCAGGCTGAGCATATATGACCCACAGGTTTCTGAAGAGCAGATTCAGAGAGATCTTTCAATGAAGAAGTTTGACTGGGACCACCCCATTCATCTCCAGCCGATGAGCCCTACTGCAATCAAACAGCTTAGCGTGGTCTGGGATGCATATGAGGCAACAAAGGACGCTCATGGGATTTGCATTCTGACCGAGTGGGACGAGTTCAAGTCGCTTGATTACCAGAGGATTTATGATAATATGCAGAAGCCTGCATTTGTGTTCGATGGTCGAAATGTTGTGGATGCAGAGAAGTTGAGGAAAAttgggtttattgtttactcCATTGGAAAGCCCTTGGATGCATGGCTCAAGGACATGCCTGCTGTGGCATAA